A genomic window from Salvelinus namaycush isolate Seneca chromosome 21, SaNama_1.0, whole genome shotgun sequence includes:
- the LOC120066472 gene encoding lamina-associated polypeptide 2-like → MAEFLEDPSVLTKDKLKSELTGNNVPLPSSEQKKDVYVQLYLKNLTVQNKKCPPSVDTFSSDEELPAPVVSNKSRSGRKATRKTDKPRSEEVEVTDLTDASLKDELLKHGVNAGPIVGSTRKLYEKKLQKLLDTPAAETTPSPPETATVNAAAKADGNQNGNTYSGQYSDKEEDEIGTATEPEPVPVVEKPVRSGGKTPVTVRNSSRRSSKLQVVEVSLATGDQTPKKTRENVEEILAEILSPTGISASCRRPIRGAAGRPVKPSNYWLNETLLERSIYTESYSECSSLGSNVPARPGFLSVLLKLMVLVTVAGSIYFAIQHLDADQVQAFKGMLTNAKGHLNSAKGHLCSTVDKMVDAVFDNVIVPLGIGGGSSQGAEAESGGRLSN, encoded by the exons ATGGCGGAATTCCTCGAAGATCCGTCTGTTCTCACCAAGGATAAGCTCAAAAGTGAGCTCACGGGCAACAATGTCCCACTTCCCAGCTCCGAACAGAAGAAAGATGTTTACGTCCAGTTGTACCTGAAAAACTTGACCGTTCAGAACAAGAAATGTCCACCATCTGTAGACACGTTCTCCAGTGATGAAGAATTGCCTGCCCCTGTAGTCTCCAACAAGAGCCGATCTGGAAGA AAAGCTACCAGGAAGACAGACAAGCCTCGCTCAGAAGAAGTGGAAGTCACAGACCTCACCGATGCAAGTTTGAAAGATGAGCTGTTGAAGCATGGAGTCAACGCTGGACCCATAGTTG GCTCCACCAGGAAGCTTTATGAGAAAAAGCTTCAGAAGCTACTGGATACACCTGCAGCTGAGACTACGCCCAGCCCACCTGAAACTGCCACAGTTAACGCTGCAGCCAAGGCAGATGGCAACCAGAACGGCAACACATACTCTGGCCAGTACAGTGACAAGGAGGAAG ATGAGATAGGTACTGCTACGGAACCAGAGCCTGTTCCTGTTGTGGAGAAGCCTGTGAGGAGCGGAGGAAAGACTCCTGTCACTGTTAGGAACAGCAGCAGACGGAGCAGCAAG CTACAGGTGGTGGAGGTGAGCCTAGCAACTGGCGACCAGACCCCTAAGAAGACGAGGGAGAATGTTGAAGAGATTCTCGCTGAGATCCTTTCACCCACAGGCATCAG CGCCAGCTGCAGGCGACCTATTCGCGGCGCGGCGGGCCGACCGGTGAAACCCAGCAACTACTGGCTGAACGAGACTCTCCTGGAGCGCTCCATCTATACAGAGTCTTATTCTGAATGCAGCTCCTTGGGCTCCAACGTGCCGGCCAGGCCCGGCTTCCTCTCTGTCCTACTAAAGCTCATGGTACTCGTCACTGTAGCTGGGTCCATCTACTTCGCCATTCAGCACCTCGATGCAGATCAGGTTCAGGCCTTCAAGGGAATGCTAACCAATGCCAAGGGTCACCTGAACAGCGCTAAGGGTCATCTGTGTAGCACGGTTGATAAGATGGTGGATGCCGTGTTCGATAATGTGATTGTGCCGCTGGGTATCGGGGGAGGCAGCAGCCAAGGTGCAGAAGCAGAGAGTGGCGGCAG gttgtCCAATTGA
- the LOC120066474 gene encoding phosphate carrier protein, mitochondrial-like encodes MYPNALTQLARSNPFSAPLFTLQKVEEPSQSLVADHGPRKRTLAAAAVADSDVSCEFGSKKYYALCGFGGILSCGITHTALVPLDLVKCRLQVDPDKYKSIFKGFSITIKEDGMRGLAKGWAPTFIGYSMQGLCKFGFYEVFKVTYSDMIGEENTYLWRTSLYLAASASAEFFADIALAPMEACKVRIQTQPGYANTLRQCAPKMFAEEGLWAFYKGLVPLWMRQIPYTMMKFACFERTVELLYKNVVPKPRAECSKGEQLVVTFVAGYIAGVFCAIVSHPADSVVSVLNKESGSTAIGVLKKLGPKGVWKGLVARIIMIGTLTALQWFIYDSVKVYFRLPRPPPPEMPESLKKKLGITE; translated from the exons ATGTACCCCAACGCGTTAACACAGTTGGCGCGATCGAACCCGTTCAGCGCTCCCCTTTTCACTTTACAGAAAGTCGAGGAGCCATCACAAAGTCTTGTTGCCGATCATGGACCAAGAAAACGCACATTGGCTGCCGCTGCAGTGGCCG ATTCTGACGTTAGCTGTGAGTTTGGCTCTAAGAAATACTATGCCTTGTGCGGCTTCGGCGGCATCCTCAGCTGCGGGATCACACACACGGCGCTCGTTCCCCTTGACCTGGTCAAGTGCCGTCTGCAG GTGGACCCAGACAAGTACAAGAGCATCTTCAAGGGTTTCTCCATCACCATTAAAGAGGATGGCATGAGAGGGCTGGCTAAGGGCTGGGCACCCACCTTCATCGGTTACTCCATGCAGGGTCTCTGCAAGTTTGGCTTCTATGAGGTGTTCAAGGTCACCTACAGCGACATGATCGGAGAG GAAAACACCTACCTGTGGAGGACCTCTCTCTACCTGGCTGCGTCTGCCAGTGCAGAGTTCTTCGCTGACATCGCCCTGGCCCCAATGGAGGCGTGTAAAGTGCGTATTCAGACCCAGCCCGGCTACGCTAACACCCTCAGACAGTGTGCCCCTAAGATGTTCGCAGAGGAGGGACTATGGGC TTTCTACAAGGGTTTAGTCCCTCTGTGGATGAGGCAGATCCCCTATACCATGATGAAGTTTGCCTGCTTTGAGAGGACCGTGGAGCTGCTGTACAAAAATGTGGTGCCTAAACCCCGTGCTGAGTGCTCCAAGGGTGAACAGCTGGTCGTCACCTTCGTGGCCGGATACATTG CTGGTGTGTTCTGTGCCATCGTCTCCCACCCTGCTGACTCCGTGGTGTCTGTGCTGAACAAGGAGAGTGGCAGCACCGCCATCGGAGTGCTCAAGAAGCTCGGGCCCAAGG GTGTGTGGAAGGGTCTGGTGGCCCGTATCATCATGATCGGTACCCTGACCGCCCTGCAGTGGTTCATCTACGACTCTGTCAAGGTCTACTTCCGCCTGCCCCGTCCCCCTCCCCCAGAGATGCCCGAGTCCCTCAAGAAGAAGCTGGGGATCACAGAGTAA
- the LOC120066473 gene encoding L-lactate dehydrogenase B-A chain-like isoform X2, whose protein sequence is MLITWWYLYLTARGILQQTLNMASILQKLMTPLVSGNPEPPRNKVTVVGVGQVGMACAVSILLRELADELALVDVMEDKLKGEIMDLQHGSLFLKTSKIVAGKDYSVTANSRIVVVTAGVRQQEGESRLNLVQRNVNIFKHIVPQIIKHSPNCIIIVVSNPVDVLTYVTWKLSGLPKHRVIGSGTNLDSARFRYLMADKLGIHTTSFNGWILGEHGDTSVPVWSGANVAGINLQTLNPDIGTDADQENWKETHKQVVDSAYEVITLKGYTNWAIGLSVADLTESLIRNMNRIHPVSTMVKGMYGVKDEVYLSLPCVLNAGGVASVINMTLTDNEIGQLKQSADTLWGIQKDLTDV, encoded by the exons ATGTTGATTACATGGTGGTATTTATATCTTACAGCTCGGGGCATCCTCCAACAAA CTTTGAACATGGCCTCTATCCTTCAGAAGCTCATGACCCCCCTGGTCAGTGGGAACCCGGAGCCACCCAGGAACAAGGTGACGGTGGTGGGGGTCGGCCAGGTGGGGATGGCCTGTGCTGTCAGCATCCTGCTGAGG GAGCTAGCTGATGAGCTGGCCTTGGTGGACGTGATGGAAGACAAGCTGAAGGGAGAGATTATGGATCTGCAGCACGGCAGCCTCTTCCTTAAAACATCCAAGATAGTCGCAGGCaaag ACTACTCTGTGACGGCTAACTCTCGCATCGTCGTGGTAACGGCGGGCGTACGTCaacaggaaggagagagcaggttGAATCTGGTTCAGAGGAATGTCAACATCTTTAAACACATCGTCCCTCAGATCATCAAACACTCCCCCAACTGCATCATCATTGTGGTTTCCAACCCAG TTGATGTGCTGACCTATGTGACCTGGAAGTTAAGTGGCCTGCCCAAGCACCGCGTCATCGGCAGTGGCACCAACCTGGACTCCGCCCGATTCCGTTACCTGATGGCAGACAAACTGGGCATCCACACTACCAGCTTCAACGGATGGATCCTGGGAGAACACGGAGACACCAGCG tgccTGTGTGGAGCGGTGCTAACGTAGCAGGCATTAACCTGCAGACGCTGAACCCTGACATCGGTACTGATGCTGACCAGGAGAACTGGAAGGAGACGCACAAGCAGGTGGTCGACAG TGCCTATGAAGTGATCACGCTGAAGGGCTATACTAACTGGGCCATTGGCCTGAGTGTGGCTGACCTGACAGAGAGTCTGATCAGGAACATGAACAGAATCCACCCTGTCTCCACCATGGTCAAG GGCATGTACGGTGTCAAGGACGAGGTGTACCTGAGTCTGCCGTGCGTCCTGAACGCTGGGGGCGTGGCCAGCGTGATCAACATGACCCTGACGGATAATGAGATCGGCCAATTAAAACAGAGTGCTGACACACTGTGGGGCATACAGAAGGACCTGACGGATGTGTAA
- the LOC120066473 gene encoding L-lactate dehydrogenase B-A chain-like isoform X1 produces the protein MCLTRYILSPPFLSLYPSLLSLPSFPFLCLPSPCISLFLSLPSFPISFPPALNMASILQKLMTPLVSGNPEPPRNKVTVVGVGQVGMACAVSILLRELADELALVDVMEDKLKGEIMDLQHGSLFLKTSKIVAGKDYSVTANSRIVVVTAGVRQQEGESRLNLVQRNVNIFKHIVPQIIKHSPNCIIIVVSNPVDVLTYVTWKLSGLPKHRVIGSGTNLDSARFRYLMADKLGIHTTSFNGWILGEHGDTSVPVWSGANVAGINLQTLNPDIGTDADQENWKETHKQVVDSAYEVITLKGYTNWAIGLSVADLTESLIRNMNRIHPVSTMVKGMYGVKDEVYLSLPCVLNAGGVASVINMTLTDNEIGQLKQSADTLWGIQKDLTDV, from the exons ATGTGTCTGACCAGGTacattctctctcccccctttctctccctctacccttccctcctctcactcccctCTTTTCCTTTCCTATGTCTGCCCTCCCCTtgcatctctctcttcctctctctcccctcttttcccatCTCCTTCCCCCCAGCTTTGAACATGGCCTCTATCCTTCAGAAGCTCATGACCCCCCTGGTCAGTGGGAACCCGGAGCCACCCAGGAACAAGGTGACGGTGGTGGGGGTCGGCCAGGTGGGGATGGCCTGTGCTGTCAGCATCCTGCTGAGG GAGCTAGCTGATGAGCTGGCCTTGGTGGACGTGATGGAAGACAAGCTGAAGGGAGAGATTATGGATCTGCAGCACGGCAGCCTCTTCCTTAAAACATCCAAGATAGTCGCAGGCaaag ACTACTCTGTGACGGCTAACTCTCGCATCGTCGTGGTAACGGCGGGCGTACGTCaacaggaaggagagagcaggttGAATCTGGTTCAGAGGAATGTCAACATCTTTAAACACATCGTCCCTCAGATCATCAAACACTCCCCCAACTGCATCATCATTGTGGTTTCCAACCCAG TTGATGTGCTGACCTATGTGACCTGGAAGTTAAGTGGCCTGCCCAAGCACCGCGTCATCGGCAGTGGCACCAACCTGGACTCCGCCCGATTCCGTTACCTGATGGCAGACAAACTGGGCATCCACACTACCAGCTTCAACGGATGGATCCTGGGAGAACACGGAGACACCAGCG tgccTGTGTGGAGCGGTGCTAACGTAGCAGGCATTAACCTGCAGACGCTGAACCCTGACATCGGTACTGATGCTGACCAGGAGAACTGGAAGGAGACGCACAAGCAGGTGGTCGACAG TGCCTATGAAGTGATCACGCTGAAGGGCTATACTAACTGGGCCATTGGCCTGAGTGTGGCTGACCTGACAGAGAGTCTGATCAGGAACATGAACAGAATCCACCCTGTCTCCACCATGGTCAAG GGCATGTACGGTGTCAAGGACGAGGTGTACCTGAGTCTGCCGTGCGTCCTGAACGCTGGGGGCGTGGCCAGCGTGATCAACATGACCCTGACGGATAATGAGATCGGCCAATTAAAACAGAGTGCTGACACACTGTGGGGCATACAGAAGGACCTGACGGATGTGTAA